The following proteins are co-located in the Bradyrhizobium sp. AZCC 2176 genome:
- a CDS encoding IclR family transcriptional regulator domain-containing protein — MLDDVRSERAYRLAAAVISFGHAMRMSSPILNALGPMMRAESMRRKMNVGLATADRSMMVYLESVRFNPRVALRNVVAGQQVPMESTSLGRAYLAGITEQERAKLFATFKRRGAGATQKLLAEVQRSIRSVKRDGYCAASWQRGVLAVATPIIVKGLPVYALNMSTQNVQPTSGLSAEMGAYLLAFANRCNDALAGK, encoded by the coding sequence ATGCTGGACGATGTTCGCAGCGAACGCGCCTACAGGCTGGCCGCAGCGGTGATCAGCTTCGGGCACGCGATGCGCATGAGTTCGCCAATCCTCAACGCCTTGGGCCCGATGATGCGCGCTGAATCCATGCGGCGGAAGATGAATGTCGGATTGGCCACGGCGGACCGCTCAATGATGGTCTATCTGGAATCGGTCCGCTTCAACCCGCGCGTTGCTCTACGCAATGTCGTTGCAGGGCAACAGGTGCCGATGGAATCGACCTCGCTCGGGCGCGCCTATCTGGCGGGCATAACCGAACAAGAACGAGCCAAACTATTTGCAACCTTCAAGCGGCGCGGTGCCGGCGCCACGCAGAAGTTGCTCGCCGAGGTGCAAAGATCGATCCGATCCGTCAAGCGCGATGGTTATTGCGCCGCCTCGTGGCAGCGCGGCGTCCTGGCTGTTGCGACACCAATCATCGTCAAGGGTCTGCCGGTGTACGCGCTCAATATGAGCACGCAGAATGTGCAGCCAACCTCAGGGCTGTCCGCCGAGATGGGGGCCTATCTCCTGGCGTTCGCAAACAGGTGCAATGACGCACTCGCCGGCAAGTGA
- a CDS encoding M20 family metallopeptidase → MDNRSNIWRGVDTIKPRFVDLSDRVWAMPEVCYTEARSSAEHLAELRHQGFRITEKVAGIPTAVMGEWGEGGPVIAFLGEYDALPGLSQEAGVAEPRPLQAGGHGHGCGHNLLGSAALLAATAVKDWLAEHKVPGRVRYYGCPAEEGGAAKAFMVRSGVFGDADIAITWHPSSFWEVVVTPSLANTRADFIFTGRTSHAAASPHLGRSALDAVELMNVGVNYMREHMPSDARVHYALLDTGGIAPNVVQAHARVRYSIRARDLPGMNELVERVHKIAQGAALMTETKVEMKIISAVSNLLPNTPLEAALHGIMEELGPPHFDEADKDFAQQIRSTLTQKDIETVYHSIGMDPTDRPLADFIVPLDAKRNPQIGSTDVGDVSWVVPTVQVHAPTVAIGTPFHTWQVVAQGKSPHAHKAMVQAAKAMAGLGVRALTEPDLIAAAKADLKKRTTRAPYISPLPDSVAPPLDMSVI, encoded by the coding sequence ATGGATAACCGCAGTAACATCTGGCGTGGCGTCGACACCATCAAGCCGCGCTTCGTCGACTTGAGCGACCGGGTCTGGGCGATGCCCGAGGTCTGCTACACCGAAGCGCGCTCGTCCGCCGAACATCTGGCCGAGCTGCGCCATCAAGGTTTCCGCATCACCGAGAAGGTCGCAGGGATTCCGACCGCCGTGATGGGCGAATGGGGCGAAGGCGGGCCCGTGATCGCCTTCCTTGGCGAATATGATGCGCTGCCCGGTCTCAGCCAGGAAGCCGGCGTGGCCGAACCTCGCCCGCTGCAGGCCGGCGGCCATGGCCATGGTTGCGGCCACAATCTGCTCGGTTCGGCGGCGCTCCTTGCAGCCACCGCCGTGAAGGACTGGCTCGCCGAACACAAGGTGCCGGGGCGCGTGCGCTATTACGGCTGCCCCGCGGAAGAAGGCGGCGCGGCAAAGGCCTTCATGGTGCGATCGGGCGTCTTCGGCGATGCCGACATCGCGATCACCTGGCACCCGTCGAGCTTCTGGGAAGTGGTGGTGACGCCTTCGCTCGCCAACACGCGCGCCGATTTCATCTTCACCGGACGCACCTCGCATGCCGCGGCCTCGCCGCATCTCGGCCGCAGCGCGCTGGATGCGGTCGAGCTGATGAATGTCGGCGTCAACTACATGCGCGAGCACATGCCGAGCGACGCCCGCGTCCATTATGCCCTGCTCGACACCGGCGGCATTGCCCCCAACGTGGTGCAGGCCCATGCGCGCGTGCGCTATTCGATCCGCGCCCGCGACCTGCCCGGCATGAATGAGCTGGTCGAGCGCGTCCATAAGATCGCGCAGGGCGCGGCATTGATGACCGAAACCAAGGTGGAGATGAAGATCATTTCCGCCGTCTCCAATCTGTTGCCGAACACCCCGCTCGAGGCAGCGCTCCATGGCATCATGGAGGAACTCGGTCCGCCGCACTTCGACGAAGCGGACAAGGATTTCGCGCAGCAGATCCGCTCCACGCTGACGCAGAAGGATATCGAGACCGTCTACCACTCGATCGGCATGGATCCGACCGACCGGCCGCTGGCCGATTTCATCGTCCCGCTGGACGCCAAACGTAATCCGCAGATCGGCTCGACCGATGTGGGCGACGTGAGCTGGGTCGTGCCGACCGTTCAGGTTCATGCCCCGACGGTCGCGATCGGCACGCCGTTCCACACCTGGCAGGTGGTGGCGCAGGGCAAGAGCCCGCACGCTCACAAGGCCATGGTGCAGGCGGCCAAGGCCATGGCGGGGCTCGGCGTCAGGGCGCTGACGGAACCGGACCTGATCGCCGCCGCCAAGGCCGACCTGAAGAAGCGCACCACCCGCGCGCCTTACATCAGCCCGCTGCCGGACAGCGTCGCGCCGCCGCTGGACATGTCGGTGATCTGA
- a CDS encoding ABC transporter permease has protein sequence MRQYILRRLLIAIPSLLGISLVLFIVLALAPGDPFSELATNPNVPPEVAAALRTKFGLDDPIYLRYLHWITAMLQGDWGFSFVSRMNVDTLILQRLPATLYVIGSAQLLALTIAIPVGVYAATRPYSIFDQIANTLAFIGFSLPTFFTGLLFILVFSITLDWLPFVYTTDIRATGIRWVIEQIRQAIMPVMVLALFQAASMTRFVRSAMLDVIRLDYVTTARAKGLGQARVIVKHAMRNALIPVVTLVALQMPAVFGGAIVTEQIFRIPGIGSLLISSILSNDTPVVMAVTFVFACLVVLFNLIADVLYGWLDPRISLR, from the coding sequence ATGCGTCAGTACATCCTGCGTCGCCTCCTGATAGCGATTCCGAGCCTGCTCGGCATTTCGCTCGTGCTGTTCATCGTGCTGGCGCTGGCGCCCGGCGATCCCTTCAGTGAACTGGCGACCAACCCGAACGTGCCGCCGGAAGTCGCCGCCGCGCTTCGGACGAAGTTCGGCCTCGACGACCCGATCTATCTTCGTTACCTGCACTGGATCACGGCCATGCTGCAGGGCGACTGGGGCTTTTCGTTCGTCAGCCGGATGAACGTCGACACGCTGATCCTGCAGCGCCTGCCGGCAACGCTCTATGTGATCGGCTCGGCGCAGCTCCTCGCCCTCACGATCGCGATACCGGTCGGGGTCTATGCCGCGACCAGGCCCTACTCGATCTTCGACCAGATCGCCAACACGCTCGCCTTCATCGGCTTTTCGCTGCCGACCTTCTTCACCGGCCTCTTGTTCATCCTGGTGTTTTCGATCACGCTGGACTGGCTGCCTTTCGTCTACACCACCGACATCAGGGCAACCGGCATCCGCTGGGTGATCGAACAAATACGGCAGGCGATCATGCCGGTGATGGTGCTCGCGCTGTTTCAGGCGGCCTCCATGACGCGCTTCGTGCGCTCGGCCATGCTGGACGTGATCCGCCTTGACTATGTCACCACCGCCCGCGCCAAGGGCCTCGGTCAGGCCCGGGTGATCGTCAAGCACGCGATGCGCAACGCCCTGATCCCGGTCGTCACGCTGGTCGCGCTGCAGATGCCGGCGGTGTTCGGCGGCGCCATCGTCACCGAGCAGATTTTTCGCATTCCAGGCATCGGCTCGCTCCTGATCTCCTCCATTCTCTCCAACGACACGCCGGTCGTGATGGCCGTGACGTTCGTGTTCGCCTGTCTCGTGGTGCTCTTCAACCTGATCGCGGATGTGCTTTATGGCTGGCTTGACCCTCGCATCTCCCTCCGCTGA
- a CDS encoding tripartite tricarboxylate transporter substrate binding protein codes for MQKSNVTRPSGPAARRALQISLAALSLVAALAATPVRAEYPDKIIKIVVPFASGGGTDIIARTLAQEISSDLGKSVIIENKPGAGTIIGTQTVATSEPDGYTLLLASFAHAVNPSLNSKLPFDPHKDFAAVSLIARSINIVVVNPASKIKSIPDLIAEAKAKPEKLNYGTFGTGTSAHLAGELFKSVANVNMTTVAYRGAAPAITDLLGGQIDVIFTTVASAASLIGAGQLRALAVTSAERSPAFPDLPTVAEGGVPGYAAESWYGLYAPAKTPGPIIERLNKAVAKAVQSAAFNRLESNEGLIMVGSSPEALDRYVQDEEARWRRLIKDANIKAE; via the coding sequence ATGCAGAAGAGCAATGTCACCCGTCCTTCAGGACCCGCAGCGCGCCGGGCCCTGCAGATCAGTCTTGCCGCTTTATCGCTGGTAGCGGCATTGGCCGCCACCCCGGTTCGAGCCGAATACCCCGACAAGATCATCAAGATCGTGGTTCCCTTTGCATCGGGCGGTGGCACCGACATCATCGCGCGAACGCTGGCTCAGGAAATCTCGTCGGATCTGGGCAAGTCGGTCATCATCGAAAACAAGCCGGGAGCCGGCACCATCATAGGAACGCAGACTGTCGCCACCAGCGAGCCTGATGGCTACACGCTGCTGCTGGCAAGCTTCGCCCATGCGGTCAATCCGAGCTTGAACAGCAAGCTGCCGTTTGATCCGCACAAGGATTTCGCGGCGGTCTCGCTGATCGCGCGATCCATCAACATCGTCGTCGTAAATCCGGCATCGAAGATCAAATCGATCCCCGACCTGATCGCGGAAGCCAAGGCCAAACCCGAGAAGCTCAACTACGGCACGTTCGGGACGGGAACTTCGGCCCATCTGGCGGGAGAACTGTTCAAATCCGTGGCGAACGTGAACATGACGACGGTGGCTTACAGGGGCGCTGCGCCAGCGATCACCGATCTGCTGGGCGGCCAGATCGATGTCATTTTTACCACGGTAGCAAGCGCAGCCTCGCTTATCGGAGCTGGGCAACTCCGGGCATTGGCTGTCACGTCGGCCGAGCGTTCGCCCGCATTCCCTGATTTGCCGACCGTCGCCGAGGGTGGGGTGCCAGGCTACGCCGCAGAGAGTTGGTACGGATTGTACGCGCCAGCCAAGACGCCTGGGCCGATCATCGAGCGCCTGAACAAGGCGGTCGCAAAGGCCGTTCAGTCCGCCGCTTTCAACCGGCTCGAGAGCAACGAAGGCCTGATCATGGTCGGCAGTTCTCCCGAAGCGCTCGATCGCTATGTTCAGGACGAGGAAGCCCGATGGCGCCGGCTGATCAAGGACGCGAATATCAAGGCGGAATAG
- a CDS encoding ABC transporter permease — MAGLTLASPSAERRPAWSPWRETWRRYRRHKLAVVSAVLLLVLILAVAFGPFVWRVSINDIDFNARLEGPSLAHPFGTDDLGQDILARMIYGGRISLAVGLAAMAVAVIIGTLIGALAGMSRGALGHALMWLTDLFLSLPQLPLLLLLIYLFRDGLKAAFGPEGGIFILIVMVIGGLRWMPVARLVRAQFLSLREKDFVEAARALGASPLRQVVRHILPNALGPVIIAGTIDVAAAIIAESTLSFLGLGFPPDVPTWGRLLFDAKDFLDIAAHWALFPGGAIFVAVVAINFIGDGMRDALDARRVI, encoded by the coding sequence ATGGCTGGCTTGACCCTCGCATCTCCCTCCGCTGAACGGCGGCCGGCCTGGTCGCCCTGGCGCGAGACCTGGCGGCGCTATCGCCGCCACAAGCTCGCCGTGGTCAGCGCGGTCCTGCTGCTCGTCCTGATCCTGGCGGTGGCGTTCGGCCCCTTCGTCTGGCGCGTCAGCATCAACGACATCGATTTCAACGCGCGCCTCGAAGGCCCCTCGCTCGCCCATCCCTTCGGCACCGACGATCTCGGACAGGATATCCTCGCCCGCATGATCTACGGCGGACGCATCTCGCTTGCGGTTGGCCTGGCGGCGATGGCGGTCGCCGTCATCATCGGCACGCTGATCGGCGCGCTCGCGGGCATGTCGCGCGGCGCGCTCGGGCATGCGCTGATGTGGCTCACCGACCTGTTCCTTTCGCTGCCGCAACTGCCGCTGCTCTTGCTGCTCATCTATCTGTTCCGTGACGGGCTCAAGGCAGCATTCGGCCCCGAGGGCGGCATCTTCATTCTCATCGTGATGGTCATTGGCGGCCTGCGCTGGATGCCGGTCGCCCGCCTGGTTCGCGCGCAGTTCCTGTCGCTGCGCGAAAAGGATTTCGTCGAAGCCGCCCGCGCGCTCGGCGCCAGCCCGCTGCGGCAGGTGGTGCGCCACATCCTGCCCAATGCGCTCGGACCGGTGATCATCGCCGGCACCATCGACGTCGCCGCCGCGATCATCGCGGAATCGACCTTGTCGTTTCTCGGCCTCGGCTTCCCGCCCGACGTTCCGACCTGGGGCCGGCTGCTGTTCGACGCCAAGGACTTTCTTGACATCGCCGCCCACTGGGCGCTGTTTCCCGGCGGCGCGATCTTCGTTGCCGTAGTCGCCATCAACTTCATCGGCGACGGCATGCGCGACGCGCTCGATGCAAGGCGGGTGATCTGA
- a CDS encoding enoyl-CoA hydratase/isomerase family protein, which produces MTSLVELSVEDSVAIVRLNRPDVRNAINDEMRAQFVAALDRAGNDEAVRAVVLTGTGKSFCSGGDISGMRDRLQAPSGTVAFNGWRRQQQTHRSVAALHGMGKVTVAAVNGAAAGLGCDIALACDFIVASEDAVFSMSFVRRGLVSDGGGMYFLPRRIGLSRAKEMMFTGRPVGSTEALAIGLADRVRPAATLVHDAAAWARDLSRGSIAAIALTKSIMDRTFETAEEQVFALGREAQAICYTTSEHRESVAAFLDKSTR; this is translated from the coding sequence ATGACGAGCCTGGTCGAGTTGTCAGTTGAAGATTCAGTTGCGATCGTGAGGTTGAACAGGCCGGACGTGCGCAACGCCATCAATGACGAGATGCGCGCCCAGTTCGTCGCCGCGCTCGATCGAGCGGGTAACGACGAGGCTGTGCGGGCAGTGGTTCTGACCGGAACTGGCAAGTCGTTCTGCTCAGGCGGCGACATTTCCGGCATGCGCGATCGGTTGCAGGCGCCGTCGGGAACGGTGGCGTTCAACGGCTGGCGCAGGCAGCAGCAGACTCACAGGAGCGTTGCGGCGCTTCATGGCATGGGAAAGGTGACGGTCGCTGCCGTGAACGGCGCCGCGGCGGGTCTGGGATGCGATATCGCGCTCGCGTGCGATTTCATCGTGGCCTCGGAAGATGCCGTGTTCAGCATGAGTTTTGTTCGTCGCGGACTGGTTTCCGATGGCGGAGGAATGTACTTCTTGCCGCGTCGGATAGGTTTGTCGCGCGCGAAAGAGATGATGTTCACCGGCCGTCCGGTGGGTTCAACAGAAGCTCTCGCGATCGGACTGGCGGATCGTGTGCGTCCGGCGGCGACGCTGGTGCATGACGCCGCAGCATGGGCGCGCGATCTCAGCCGGGGTTCTATCGCGGCGATCGCTCTCACCAAGAGCATCATGGACCGCACATTTGAGACTGCGGAAGAGCAGGTCTTTGCGCTCGGCCGGGAAGCCCAGGCCATCTGTTACACGACCTCCGAACACCGGGAATCCGTCGCGGCGTTCCTCGACAAGTCCACGCGCTAG
- a CDS encoding ABC transporter ATP-binding protein, with the protein MAPLLEIRGLKTHFATDDGMLQAVDGVDIALNKGETLCVVGESGCGKTVTAMSILKLIAMPPGRIVEGQILFEGRDLVPLTSNEMDDIRAREIGFIFQEPMTSLNPVLSVGEQIAESLRRHEGLSRKDALARTIEMLKLVQIPNAEGRVHDYPHQFSGGMRQRVMIAMALACKPKLVIADEPTTALDVTIQAQILDLLQDMKERFGMAVMLITHAMGVVAETAQRVVVMYAGKVVEEADVDSLFESPRHPYTQGLIRSIPRIDLDSAHKTRLEAIGGSVPILINPAPGCRFAPRCRYAFGRCSEEEPVLREVAPGHRMACHLGETRGASA; encoded by the coding sequence ATGGCGCCGCTGCTCGAAATCAGGGGCCTCAAAACCCACTTCGCCACCGACGACGGCATGCTACAGGCGGTCGACGGCGTCGACATCGCGCTCAACAAGGGCGAGACGCTCTGCGTGGTCGGCGAATCCGGCTGCGGCAAGACCGTCACGGCAATGTCGATCCTGAAACTGATCGCGATGCCGCCGGGCCGCATCGTCGAAGGCCAGATCCTGTTCGAGGGCCGCGATCTCGTGCCGCTCACCAGTAACGAAATGGACGACATCCGGGCCAGGGAGATCGGCTTCATCTTCCAGGAGCCGATGACCTCGCTCAACCCGGTGCTGTCGGTCGGCGAGCAGATCGCCGAAAGCCTGCGCCGCCACGAGGGCCTGTCGCGGAAGGACGCGCTGGCCCGCACGATCGAGATGCTGAAGCTGGTGCAGATTCCCAACGCGGAAGGCCGCGTGCACGATTACCCGCACCAGTTTTCGGGCGGCATGCGCCAGCGCGTCATGATCGCGATGGCGCTGGCCTGCAAGCCAAAACTCGTCATCGCCGACGAGCCGACCACCGCGCTCGACGTCACCATCCAGGCGCAGATCCTCGACCTCCTGCAGGACATGAAGGAGCGCTTCGGCATGGCGGTGATGCTGATCACCCATGCGATGGGCGTCGTGGCCGAGACCGCGCAACGCGTCGTCGTCATGTATGCCGGCAAGGTGGTCGAAGAGGCCGATGTCGACAGCCTGTTCGAAAGCCCGCGCCATCCGTACACGCAAGGATTAATCCGATCGATCCCGCGCATCGATCTCGACAGCGCGCACAAGACCCGGCTGGAAGCCATCGGCGGCTCGGTGCCGATCCTGATCAATCCCGCTCCCGGCTGCCGCTTTGCGCCGCGCTGCCGCTACGCCTTCGGTCGTTGCTCCGAAGAGGAGCCGGTGCTGCGCGAGGTCGCGCCGGGCCATCGCATGGCCTGCCATCTCGGCGAAACACGGGGAGCGAGCGCATGA
- a CDS encoding acetate--CoA ligase family protein translates to MDALERLIRPKSVAIIGASADAGKLTGRPLAFLEKYGYGHEVFPVNPRYQSIGRYPCFPDIRSLPHAPDVAIVLVGSSRVQDAIKDLGAIGTGAAIVLAGGFGESGAEGMLRQQRLRSAAGTMRLLGPNTIGLVNVTDGIALSASAALQINQLVPGSIALVSQSGGILGSLLSRAEAQGIGFSKLVATGNESDIDVSDLINYLVDDPATKVIALYLEGLRKPVQFRQAALRAAEAGKPIVAFKVGRSESGIQSASSHTGALAGSDVVYDALFRQLGIVRALHFSDLLDIPLALSSGRRLKGRRVAVVTSTGGAASLVADAAGLAGFETPAPDPVTAGRLKALNIPDAVLDRNPIDVTLAGVKSEYFRDVLDSVLESPSYDAVAVILGSSSITEPETVGAPLRDCFARTDKPVVVFASPHAPHAVRHLNLAGIPTFAAPEACAAAFSAMWRIHRKTSPQTGDPAMPVAVGADVRRMLRSGPLNEYESKALFAKFGVPVTREICAATPEEAASAAASFQGNVVIKALSRDVLHKSDVGGVAVNISSSDVAATCTRMAETFSLATNRKPEGFLVQELVSGAIELILGLKHDSQLGPSILLGMGGIAAELYKDTVVRLAPLSRKDAEEMIGELKSAPLLDGFRGRPVADVEALIDAMLAFSSMVSSIGTSLLEAEINPLFVLPRGGGVKAADGVAVVADKADIGG, encoded by the coding sequence ATGGATGCGCTGGAACGTTTGATCCGACCGAAGAGCGTGGCAATTATCGGCGCTTCGGCCGATGCGGGAAAATTGACCGGCCGTCCGCTCGCCTTTCTGGAAAAATATGGCTACGGGCATGAAGTCTTCCCGGTCAATCCGCGCTACCAATCGATCGGACGTTACCCGTGCTTTCCGGATATCCGGTCGCTGCCGCATGCCCCGGACGTCGCCATCGTCCTGGTCGGCTCCAGCCGTGTTCAGGACGCGATCAAGGATCTGGGAGCCATCGGAACGGGCGCAGCGATCGTTCTCGCCGGCGGATTTGGCGAGAGCGGCGCGGAAGGAATGCTGCGACAGCAGCGACTGCGAAGCGCTGCCGGCACTATGCGGCTGCTCGGGCCGAATACGATCGGCCTCGTCAATGTCACCGACGGCATCGCCCTCTCCGCGAGCGCGGCCCTCCAGATCAACCAACTGGTGCCCGGCTCCATCGCGCTCGTTTCCCAAAGCGGCGGAATCCTCGGATCGCTACTGTCGCGCGCCGAGGCGCAGGGGATCGGGTTTTCCAAACTGGTCGCGACGGGCAACGAGTCAGACATCGACGTATCCGATCTGATCAACTACCTGGTCGATGATCCCGCCACGAAGGTGATTGCGCTCTATCTGGAGGGCCTTCGCAAGCCGGTGCAGTTTCGGCAGGCGGCACTGCGGGCAGCGGAAGCCGGCAAGCCAATTGTCGCTTTCAAAGTCGGGCGATCGGAGTCTGGTATCCAGTCAGCAAGTTCGCATACCGGGGCGTTGGCGGGATCGGATGTCGTCTACGATGCATTGTTCAGGCAACTCGGCATCGTCAGAGCACTACACTTCTCCGATCTGCTCGATATCCCGCTCGCGCTGAGTTCTGGGCGCCGGTTGAAAGGCCGCCGCGTCGCCGTGGTAACATCAACTGGCGGCGCGGCGAGCTTGGTCGCTGATGCGGCCGGCTTGGCGGGATTCGAAACCCCGGCGCCAGACCCGGTGACGGCTGGCCGCCTGAAGGCGCTGAATATTCCCGATGCCGTGCTGGATCGAAATCCGATCGACGTTACGCTCGCGGGCGTGAAATCCGAGTACTTTCGAGATGTGCTCGACAGCGTGCTCGAAAGTCCATCCTACGATGCAGTTGCCGTCATTTTGGGATCGTCTTCGATCACGGAACCGGAGACCGTCGGCGCGCCGTTGCGGGATTGCTTCGCCCGGACCGACAAGCCCGTTGTGGTATTTGCCAGCCCCCACGCGCCGCACGCGGTCAGGCATCTCAATCTCGCAGGCATACCAACCTTTGCCGCGCCTGAGGCCTGCGCTGCGGCATTTTCCGCAATGTGGCGCATTCACCGAAAGACCTCTCCGCAAACCGGCGATCCGGCCATGCCTGTGGCCGTCGGGGCTGACGTCCGGCGCATGCTGCGTTCCGGTCCTCTCAATGAGTATGAGAGCAAGGCGCTATTTGCGAAATTCGGCGTTCCGGTCACCCGTGAGATCTGTGCCGCCACGCCCGAGGAAGCGGCGTCTGCAGCGGCAAGCTTCCAGGGCAATGTCGTCATCAAGGCTCTTTCACGCGACGTGCTTCATAAATCCGATGTCGGCGGAGTTGCCGTCAACATCTCTTCCAGCGATGTCGCGGCCACTTGCACGCGGATGGCGGAAACATTCTCGTTGGCGACGAATCGTAAGCCGGAAGGATTTCTGGTCCAGGAACTGGTGAGCGGTGCGATCGAACTGATCCTGGGCCTCAAACATGACAGTCAGCTTGGACCTTCGATCCTGTTGGGCATGGGCGGGATCGCCGCTGAACTTTACAAAGACACCGTCGTGAGGCTGGCGCCGCTTTCGCGGAAGGATGCGGAGGAAATGATCGGCGAGTTGAAGTCCGCCCCGCTGCTGGACGGCTTTCGTGGCCGCCCCGTTGCGGATGTCGAGGCCCTGATCGACGCCATGCTTGCATTTTCGAGCATGGTATCCTCGATCGGGACAAGCCTGCTGGAGGCGGAAATCAATCCCTTGTTTGTCTTGCCGCGGGGCGGCGGGGTGAAGGCGGCGGACGGCGTCGCGGTGGTGGCGGACAAAGCCGATATCGGTGGTTAA
- a CDS encoding peptide ABC transporter substrate-binding protein: protein MLDNELRTMIDEVKDGRMDRRGFVQRMLAVGLTAPMATQLLAIGGVAMAQSPAPYKPTKRGGGGPLKLLWWQGPTLLNPHFATGTKDQDGSRIFYEPLASWDSAGNLCPILAAEIPSTQNGGLAADGKSVTWKLKPGVKWHDGKPFTADDVVFNWEYARDPATAALTIGVYQDITVEKVDDLTVRILFKNPTPFWADAFVAVVGCILPKHLFADYKGAKSREAPNNLKPVGTGPYKFVEFKPGDLVRGEINTDYHMPNRPYFDTIEIKGGGDAVSAARAVIQTGEYDYAWNMQVEDDVLLRLEKGGKGKTVYSTGGDIEFIALNFSDPNTEVDGERSSIKTKHPLLSNPAVRKALALLVDRDAIQKHIYGRAGRTTASFLNGPEQFVSKNTKWEFSIEKATQLLEEAGWKVGADGIREKDGKKLKLLYQTSINGPRQKTQAIIKQACQKAGIDVELKSVVASVFFSSDVANPDTYSRFYADIEMFQIPMTQPDPAQHMRRFHSRFVATKENKWQGRNFPRWVNQEFDAAIDAAEAEVDPVKRAAFYIKANDIMWHDTVVIPVMHRLKVGAATNSLRPALSGWTNDTDNIQDWYREI, encoded by the coding sequence ATGCTGGACAATGAACTGCGAACCATGATCGATGAAGTGAAGGACGGGCGCATGGATCGCCGCGGCTTCGTTCAGCGCATGCTGGCTGTCGGTCTCACCGCGCCCATGGCGACGCAGCTTCTGGCCATCGGCGGCGTGGCGATGGCGCAGAGTCCCGCTCCTTACAAGCCGACCAAGCGCGGCGGCGGCGGGCCGCTTAAATTGCTGTGGTGGCAGGGGCCGACCCTGCTCAACCCGCATTTCGCCACCGGCACCAAGGACCAGGACGGCTCGCGCATCTTCTATGAGCCGCTGGCGAGCTGGGATTCCGCCGGCAATCTCTGTCCGATCCTGGCGGCGGAAATTCCGTCTACTCAGAACGGCGGTCTTGCTGCCGACGGCAAGTCGGTGACCTGGAAGCTCAAGCCGGGCGTCAAGTGGCATGACGGCAAGCCATTCACCGCCGACGACGTCGTGTTCAACTGGGAATACGCCCGCGATCCCGCCACCGCAGCGTTGACCATCGGTGTTTACCAGGACATCACCGTCGAAAAGGTGGACGATCTCACCGTCCGCATCCTGTTCAAGAATCCCACCCCGTTCTGGGCCGATGCCTTTGTTGCGGTGGTCGGCTGCATCCTGCCCAAGCATCTGTTTGCGGATTACAAGGGCGCCAAATCCCGCGAGGCTCCGAACAATCTCAAGCCGGTCGGCACCGGCCCCTACAAGTTCGTCGAGTTCAAGCCAGGCGACCTCGTGCGCGGCGAAATCAATACTGACTACCACATGCCGAACCGGCCCTACTTCGATACGATCGAGATCAAGGGCGGCGGCGATGCCGTCTCGGCGGCGCGCGCGGTGATTCAGACCGGCGAGTATGACTATGCCTGGAACATGCAGGTGGAGGACGATGTCCTGCTGCGTCTGGAGAAGGGCGGCAAGGGCAAGACTGTTTACTCGACCGGCGGCGATATCGAATTCATTGCGCTGAACTTCAGCGATCCCAACACCGAGGTCGACGGCGAACGTTCCTCGATCAAGACCAAGCATCCCCTGCTCTCCAATCCGGCCGTTCGCAAGGCGCTGGCGCTCCTCGTCGACCGCGATGCCATTCAAAAGCACATCTACGGTCGCGCCGGACGTACCACGGCCAGCTTCCTCAACGGTCCCGAACAGTTCGTCTCCAAGAACACGAAATGGGAGTTCAGCATCGAGAAGGCGACCCAACTCTTGGAGGAGGCCGGATGGAAAGTCGGGGCCGACGGCATCCGGGAGAAGGACGGAAAGAAACTGAAACTGTTGTACCAGACCTCGATCAACGGCCCACGCCAGAAGACCCAGGCGATCATCAAACAGGCCTGCCAGAAGGCCGGCATCGACGTCGAATTGAAATCGGTCGTGGCCTCGGTCTTTTTCTCTTCGGATGTCGCCAATCCAGACACCTATTCCAGGTTCTATGCCGACATCGAAATGTTCCAGATTCCGATGACCCAGCCCGACCCGGCCCAGCATATGCGGCGCTTTCATTCGCGCTTTGTGGCCACCAAGGAAAACAAGTGGCAGGGCAGGAATTTCCCGCGCTGGGTTAACCAGGAGTTTGACGCTGCGATCGACGCGGCCGAGGCTGAAGTCGATCCGGTCAAGCGGGCCGCGTTCTACATCAAGGCCAACGACATCATGTGGCACGACACGGTGGTCATCCCGGTAATGCACCGCCTGAAGGTCGGCGCGGCAACCAACTCGCTGCGCCCGGCGCTTAGCGGCTGGACCAACGATACAGACAATATCCAGGACTGGTATCGAGAGATCTGA